One region of Cheilinus undulatus linkage group 4, ASM1832078v1, whole genome shotgun sequence genomic DNA includes:
- the mcoln1a gene encoding mucolipin-1a isoform X1: MEETEQQDSTDRGGLIYSVTRYGSTDGNEEQGEHLQSNSLSNSHGNHQFSSSMSGRWVGVEQEEEDIRRKLKYFFMSPCDKYHAKGRKPYKLILQLLKIIIVTAQLVLFGLSNQVVVTFKEENTMTFKHLFLKDYDESLDDSFAVYTQSDVYEHIYYAIEQYLALPEITVGRYAYVYDVGVNGSALSLCQQYYKKGSIDPANDTFIIDPHIITDCIGVNPLSMPPGGLTNSYKNFTLKFHKLINVTIDFQLKAINIQTIINNEIPDCYTFYIKIVLDNKAHSGKVKIRLENKAFIKECKDPSISGHAESYTRVAFDVAVALVCLLSLLLCGRSIMRGILLQQEFVQFFKDTLDRKVCWSDRMEFINGWYILLIVSDVLTITGSVIKIGIETKNMSSYDVCGILLGSSTLLVWVGVIRYLTFFQKYNILIITLRAAFPNVIRFCCCVAVIYLGYCFCGWIVLGPYHVKFRSLSMVSESLFSLINGDDMYVTFSEMQESSTLVWLFSQVYLYTFISLFIYMVLSLFIALITGAYETIKHQTQEPIHITDLHAFIAECTDTPNSGKFRVLETSPCSFFCCCDRTTTYEDNLLVN; this comes from the exons atCGAGGAGGCCTGATCTACTCAGTGACTCGATATGGCTCCACAGATGGAAACGAAGAGCAGGGAGAGCACCTACAGAGTAACAGTCTTAGCAACAGCCATGGCAACCATCAGTTCTCCTCATCAATGTCAGGTCGATGGGTCGGTGTTgaacaggaagaggaggacaTTCGCAGGAAGTTGAAGTACTTTTTTATGAGCCCCTGTGATAAATATCATGCCAAAGGTCGCAAGCCGTATAAGCTGATCCTGCAGCTATTAAAGATTATTATTGTCACCGCTCAG CTGGTGCTGTTTGGCCTCAGTAATCAGGTGGTGGTGACTTTCAAGGAGGAGAACACAATGACCTTCAAGCATCTCTTCCTCAAAGACTATGATGAGTCTTTAGATGATTCCTTTGCAGTTTATACACAGAGTGATGTCTATGAACACATCTATTACGCCATAGAGCAG TATCTGGCCTTACCAGAGATCACAGTGGGACGTTATGCATATGTCTACGATGTTGGTGTGAATGGCAGTGCGCTCTCTCTCTGCCAACAGTACTACAAGAAGGGGAGCATTGACCCTGCTAATGACACCTTCATCATAGATCCCCACATCATCACAG ACTGTATCGGCGTAAACCCGCTCTCCATGCCTCCAGGTGGCCTCACTAACAGCTACAAGAACTTTACACTCAAGTTCCACAA GCTCATTAACGTGACCATCGACTTCCAGCTGAAGGCAATCAATATACAAACCATCATCAACAATGAAATCCCAGACTGCTACACTTTCTACATAAAG ATAGTCCTGGACAACAAGGCTCATAGTGGAAAAGTGAAGATCCGGTTGGAAAACAAGGCTTTCATAAAGGAGTGTAAAGACCCAAGCATCTCAGGACATG CTGAGAGCTACACACGAGTAGCGTTCGATGTAGCGGTGGCTTTGGTTTGCCTGCTGTCATTACTGCTGTGTGGACGCTCTATAATGCGTGGCATCCTCCTGCAACAG GAGTTTGTGCAATTCTTTAAAGACACTCTGGATCGTAAAGTGTGCTGGTCAGACCGAATGGAGTTCATAAACGGCTGGTACATCCTCCTTATTGTCAGTGACGTCCTCACTATCACTGGCAGTGTCATCAAAATTGGCATTGAGACTAAG AACATGTCCTCATATGATGTTTGTGGCATCCTGTTGGGAAGCTCCACACTCCTGGTGTGGGTTGGAGTCATTCGCTACCTCACATTCTTCCAGAAATATAAT ATCCTTATCATAACACTTCGAGCAGCGTTCCCCAATGTGATCCGGTTCTGCTGTTGTGTGGCCGTTATCTATCTTGGTTACTGCTTCTGTGGCTGGATCGTCCTAGGACCGTATCATGTCAAG TTCCGCTCTCTGTCCATGGTGTCAGAGAGTCTGTTCTCCCTCATAAACGGAGACGACATGTATGTGACGTTCTCAGAGATGCAGGAGAGCAGCACTCTGGTGTGGCTGTTCAGTCAGGTGTACCTGTACACCTTCATCTCCCTCTTCATCTACATGGTGCTGTCGCTGTTCATCGCTCTCATCACGGGAGCCTATGAGACCATCAAG CACCAAACCCAAGAACCCATCCACATCACAGACCTGCATGCCTTCATAGCAGAGTGCACAGACACTCCAAATTCTGGAAAATTTAGAGTCCTGGAGACCTCGCCGTGCtccttcttctgctgctgtgacaG AACAACAACATATGAAGACAACCTGCTGGTGAACTGA
- the mcoln1a gene encoding mucolipin-1a isoform X2, which yields MEETEQQDSTGGLIYSVTRYGSTDGNEEQGEHLQSNSLSNSHGNHQFSSSMSGRWVGVEQEEEDIRRKLKYFFMSPCDKYHAKGRKPYKLILQLLKIIIVTAQLVLFGLSNQVVVTFKEENTMTFKHLFLKDYDESLDDSFAVYTQSDVYEHIYYAIEQYLALPEITVGRYAYVYDVGVNGSALSLCQQYYKKGSIDPANDTFIIDPHIITDCIGVNPLSMPPGGLTNSYKNFTLKFHKLINVTIDFQLKAINIQTIINNEIPDCYTFYIKIVLDNKAHSGKVKIRLENKAFIKECKDPSISGHAESYTRVAFDVAVALVCLLSLLLCGRSIMRGILLQQEFVQFFKDTLDRKVCWSDRMEFINGWYILLIVSDVLTITGSVIKIGIETKNMSSYDVCGILLGSSTLLVWVGVIRYLTFFQKYNILIITLRAAFPNVIRFCCCVAVIYLGYCFCGWIVLGPYHVKFRSLSMVSESLFSLINGDDMYVTFSEMQESSTLVWLFSQVYLYTFISLFIYMVLSLFIALITGAYETIKHQTQEPIHITDLHAFIAECTDTPNSGKFRVLETSPCSFFCCCDRTTTYEDNLLVN from the exons GAGGCCTGATCTACTCAGTGACTCGATATGGCTCCACAGATGGAAACGAAGAGCAGGGAGAGCACCTACAGAGTAACAGTCTTAGCAACAGCCATGGCAACCATCAGTTCTCCTCATCAATGTCAGGTCGATGGGTCGGTGTTgaacaggaagaggaggacaTTCGCAGGAAGTTGAAGTACTTTTTTATGAGCCCCTGTGATAAATATCATGCCAAAGGTCGCAAGCCGTATAAGCTGATCCTGCAGCTATTAAAGATTATTATTGTCACCGCTCAG CTGGTGCTGTTTGGCCTCAGTAATCAGGTGGTGGTGACTTTCAAGGAGGAGAACACAATGACCTTCAAGCATCTCTTCCTCAAAGACTATGATGAGTCTTTAGATGATTCCTTTGCAGTTTATACACAGAGTGATGTCTATGAACACATCTATTACGCCATAGAGCAG TATCTGGCCTTACCAGAGATCACAGTGGGACGTTATGCATATGTCTACGATGTTGGTGTGAATGGCAGTGCGCTCTCTCTCTGCCAACAGTACTACAAGAAGGGGAGCATTGACCCTGCTAATGACACCTTCATCATAGATCCCCACATCATCACAG ACTGTATCGGCGTAAACCCGCTCTCCATGCCTCCAGGTGGCCTCACTAACAGCTACAAGAACTTTACACTCAAGTTCCACAA GCTCATTAACGTGACCATCGACTTCCAGCTGAAGGCAATCAATATACAAACCATCATCAACAATGAAATCCCAGACTGCTACACTTTCTACATAAAG ATAGTCCTGGACAACAAGGCTCATAGTGGAAAAGTGAAGATCCGGTTGGAAAACAAGGCTTTCATAAAGGAGTGTAAAGACCCAAGCATCTCAGGACATG CTGAGAGCTACACACGAGTAGCGTTCGATGTAGCGGTGGCTTTGGTTTGCCTGCTGTCATTACTGCTGTGTGGACGCTCTATAATGCGTGGCATCCTCCTGCAACAG GAGTTTGTGCAATTCTTTAAAGACACTCTGGATCGTAAAGTGTGCTGGTCAGACCGAATGGAGTTCATAAACGGCTGGTACATCCTCCTTATTGTCAGTGACGTCCTCACTATCACTGGCAGTGTCATCAAAATTGGCATTGAGACTAAG AACATGTCCTCATATGATGTTTGTGGCATCCTGTTGGGAAGCTCCACACTCCTGGTGTGGGTTGGAGTCATTCGCTACCTCACATTCTTCCAGAAATATAAT ATCCTTATCATAACACTTCGAGCAGCGTTCCCCAATGTGATCCGGTTCTGCTGTTGTGTGGCCGTTATCTATCTTGGTTACTGCTTCTGTGGCTGGATCGTCCTAGGACCGTATCATGTCAAG TTCCGCTCTCTGTCCATGGTGTCAGAGAGTCTGTTCTCCCTCATAAACGGAGACGACATGTATGTGACGTTCTCAGAGATGCAGGAGAGCAGCACTCTGGTGTGGCTGTTCAGTCAGGTGTACCTGTACACCTTCATCTCCCTCTTCATCTACATGGTGCTGTCGCTGTTCATCGCTCTCATCACGGGAGCCTATGAGACCATCAAG CACCAAACCCAAGAACCCATCCACATCACAGACCTGCATGCCTTCATAGCAGAGTGCACAGACACTCCAAATTCTGGAAAATTTAGAGTCCTGGAGACCTCGCCGTGCtccttcttctgctgctgtgacaG AACAACAACATATGAAGACAACCTGCTGGTGAACTGA
- the mcoln1a gene encoding mucolipin-1a isoform X3 produces MEETEQQDSTGLIYSVTRYGSTDGNEEQGEHLQSNSLSNSHGNHQFSSSMSGRWVGVEQEEEDIRRKLKYFFMSPCDKYHAKGRKPYKLILQLLKIIIVTAQLVLFGLSNQVVVTFKEENTMTFKHLFLKDYDESLDDSFAVYTQSDVYEHIYYAIEQYLALPEITVGRYAYVYDVGVNGSALSLCQQYYKKGSIDPANDTFIIDPHIITDCIGVNPLSMPPGGLTNSYKNFTLKFHKLINVTIDFQLKAINIQTIINNEIPDCYTFYIKIVLDNKAHSGKVKIRLENKAFIKECKDPSISGHAESYTRVAFDVAVALVCLLSLLLCGRSIMRGILLQQEFVQFFKDTLDRKVCWSDRMEFINGWYILLIVSDVLTITGSVIKIGIETKNMSSYDVCGILLGSSTLLVWVGVIRYLTFFQKYNILIITLRAAFPNVIRFCCCVAVIYLGYCFCGWIVLGPYHVKFRSLSMVSESLFSLINGDDMYVTFSEMQESSTLVWLFSQVYLYTFISLFIYMVLSLFIALITGAYETIKHQTQEPIHITDLHAFIAECTDTPNSGKFRVLETSPCSFFCCCDRTTTYEDNLLVN; encoded by the exons GCCTGATCTACTCAGTGACTCGATATGGCTCCACAGATGGAAACGAAGAGCAGGGAGAGCACCTACAGAGTAACAGTCTTAGCAACAGCCATGGCAACCATCAGTTCTCCTCATCAATGTCAGGTCGATGGGTCGGTGTTgaacaggaagaggaggacaTTCGCAGGAAGTTGAAGTACTTTTTTATGAGCCCCTGTGATAAATATCATGCCAAAGGTCGCAAGCCGTATAAGCTGATCCTGCAGCTATTAAAGATTATTATTGTCACCGCTCAG CTGGTGCTGTTTGGCCTCAGTAATCAGGTGGTGGTGACTTTCAAGGAGGAGAACACAATGACCTTCAAGCATCTCTTCCTCAAAGACTATGATGAGTCTTTAGATGATTCCTTTGCAGTTTATACACAGAGTGATGTCTATGAACACATCTATTACGCCATAGAGCAG TATCTGGCCTTACCAGAGATCACAGTGGGACGTTATGCATATGTCTACGATGTTGGTGTGAATGGCAGTGCGCTCTCTCTCTGCCAACAGTACTACAAGAAGGGGAGCATTGACCCTGCTAATGACACCTTCATCATAGATCCCCACATCATCACAG ACTGTATCGGCGTAAACCCGCTCTCCATGCCTCCAGGTGGCCTCACTAACAGCTACAAGAACTTTACACTCAAGTTCCACAA GCTCATTAACGTGACCATCGACTTCCAGCTGAAGGCAATCAATATACAAACCATCATCAACAATGAAATCCCAGACTGCTACACTTTCTACATAAAG ATAGTCCTGGACAACAAGGCTCATAGTGGAAAAGTGAAGATCCGGTTGGAAAACAAGGCTTTCATAAAGGAGTGTAAAGACCCAAGCATCTCAGGACATG CTGAGAGCTACACACGAGTAGCGTTCGATGTAGCGGTGGCTTTGGTTTGCCTGCTGTCATTACTGCTGTGTGGACGCTCTATAATGCGTGGCATCCTCCTGCAACAG GAGTTTGTGCAATTCTTTAAAGACACTCTGGATCGTAAAGTGTGCTGGTCAGACCGAATGGAGTTCATAAACGGCTGGTACATCCTCCTTATTGTCAGTGACGTCCTCACTATCACTGGCAGTGTCATCAAAATTGGCATTGAGACTAAG AACATGTCCTCATATGATGTTTGTGGCATCCTGTTGGGAAGCTCCACACTCCTGGTGTGGGTTGGAGTCATTCGCTACCTCACATTCTTCCAGAAATATAAT ATCCTTATCATAACACTTCGAGCAGCGTTCCCCAATGTGATCCGGTTCTGCTGTTGTGTGGCCGTTATCTATCTTGGTTACTGCTTCTGTGGCTGGATCGTCCTAGGACCGTATCATGTCAAG TTCCGCTCTCTGTCCATGGTGTCAGAGAGTCTGTTCTCCCTCATAAACGGAGACGACATGTATGTGACGTTCTCAGAGATGCAGGAGAGCAGCACTCTGGTGTGGCTGTTCAGTCAGGTGTACCTGTACACCTTCATCTCCCTCTTCATCTACATGGTGCTGTCGCTGTTCATCGCTCTCATCACGGGAGCCTATGAGACCATCAAG CACCAAACCCAAGAACCCATCCACATCACAGACCTGCATGCCTTCATAGCAGAGTGCACAGACACTCCAAATTCTGGAAAATTTAGAGTCCTGGAGACCTCGCCGTGCtccttcttctgctgctgtgacaG AACAACAACATATGAAGACAACCTGCTGGTGAACTGA